One window from the genome of Paenibacillus azoreducens encodes:
- the wecB gene encoding non-hydrolyzing UDP-N-acetylglucosamine 2-epimerase has translation MRIMTILGTRPEIIRLSLILPKLDRYAERHVLVHTGQNFAERLSGIFFKQMGLRSPDYILQDAAAPLGGQLSSMFLQMESILDKEKPDKVLLLGDTNSALCAVLAERLGYPVIHMEAGNRCFDLGVPEEKNRRVIDTISSINMPYTEQSKKHLLAEGYPSSRIVLTGNPIYEVMNHYEKSITESGILNSLALKPKQYFLVTAHRAENVDHPERLRQIVEGLNLIAEKYGRRMICSIHPRTASRISGLKDLTVHPLVEFHEPFGFFDFVMLERHACCALTDSGTVQEECCIMQVPTVTMRETTERPETIDCGSNIVSGLESKAIARAADLMLSLPSEWVCPDGYLAENVSDKVVKFLLGGKIHV, from the coding sequence ATGAGAATCATGACGATTTTAGGCACTCGGCCTGAAATTATCCGACTCAGCCTTATTCTCCCAAAGTTGGACCGGTATGCGGAGCGACATGTGCTTGTTCATACCGGCCAGAATTTTGCAGAAAGGCTGAGCGGGATTTTTTTTAAGCAGATGGGCTTGCGCTCACCGGATTACATTTTGCAGGACGCCGCTGCTCCGCTTGGGGGGCAGCTGTCATCCATGTTTCTTCAAATGGAGAGCATTCTCGATAAAGAAAAACCGGATAAGGTTCTCCTGCTCGGCGATACCAACAGTGCGCTGTGCGCGGTACTTGCCGAAAGGCTCGGATATCCTGTGATTCATATGGAAGCAGGTAACCGCTGTTTTGATTTGGGGGTCCCCGAGGAGAAGAACCGCAGGGTCATCGACACGATCTCATCAATTAATATGCCTTATACGGAACAGAGCAAGAAGCATCTGCTGGCGGAGGGTTATCCCAGTTCCCGCATCGTGCTGACCGGAAATCCGATTTACGAAGTGATGAATCATTATGAGAAGTCCATTACAGAGAGCGGCATTCTGAACAGCCTCGCTCTGAAGCCGAAGCAATATTTTCTGGTCACGGCCCACCGTGCGGAAAACGTGGATCATCCGGAACGTTTGCGGCAGATCGTGGAAGGTTTGAATCTGATCGCCGAAAAGTACGGGCGGCGGATGATTTGCAGCATTCATCCGCGCACGGCCTCCCGCATTTCGGGACTCAAAGATCTGACCGTGCATCCGTTGGTAGAATTCCACGAGCCGTTTGGATTTTTCGACTTCGTCATGCTGGAACGGCATGCCTGCTGCGCGCTGACCGACAGCGGAACGGTTCAGGAAGAATGCTGTATCATGCAGGTTCCGACCGTAACGATGAGGGAAACGACCGAACGTCCGGAAACCATAGACTGCGGCAGCAATATCGTATCGGGCCTGGAATCCAAGGCGATCGCCCGCGCGGCAGACCTGATGCTCAGTTTGCCCAGTGAATGGGTATGTCCTGATGGTTATTTGGCGGAGAACGTCTCGGATAAGGTTGTAAAATTTCTGCTTGGAGGGAAAATTCATGTTTGA
- a CDS encoding polysaccharide biosynthesis protein: protein MFENKRILVTGGTGSWGYELVSQLLTQGPREVIVFSRNESSQVAMSRQFENKHLSFRIGDIRDKEALIAACQGVDYVFHLAALKHVPVCEDQPYEALKTNVIGTQNVIEAAIDNKVKKVFYISTDKAANPSNFYGMTKAIGEKLIVYANLLHSETRFVTVRGGNVLGTNGSVVHVFKDQIRAKGQVQITDMEMTRFFLTLRDAIKLLFKAVEESYGGEIFVMTMPACRIVDLAEVLIEASGKDNVSIVESGIRPGEKIHEILMSDYESMTTVVYDEEYLVILPTLHMPELKEHYSRYEPVSFSSFSSNHHLMSKEEIKKILQRGGFL from the coding sequence ATGTTTGAAAATAAGCGTATTTTGGTGACCGGGGGGACCGGGTCCTGGGGCTACGAACTGGTTTCGCAGCTGCTGACCCAAGGGCCGAGGGAGGTGATCGTCTTCTCCCGCAATGAATCTTCCCAGGTAGCCATGAGCCGGCAATTCGAAAACAAACATCTAAGCTTTCGGATTGGCGACATCCGGGACAAGGAAGCCTTGATCGCCGCTTGCCAGGGAGTTGATTACGTGTTTCACCTCGCAGCGCTGAAACATGTGCCGGTATGTGAGGATCAGCCGTACGAAGCACTTAAAACCAATGTAATCGGAACCCAAAACGTAATCGAGGCAGCCATCGATAACAAGGTGAAAAAAGTATTTTATATTTCGACCGACAAGGCGGCTAATCCTTCGAACTTCTACGGCATGACGAAAGCCATCGGGGAGAAGCTGATCGTATACGCGAACCTGCTGCACAGCGAGACCCGCTTTGTTACCGTCCGCGGCGGTAATGTACTGGGAACAAATGGTTCCGTGGTGCATGTATTCAAAGACCAGATCCGGGCGAAGGGTCAAGTGCAGATTACGGATATGGAAATGACGCGGTTTTTCTTGACGCTGCGCGATGCGATCAAACTGCTGTTCAAAGCCGTGGAGGAGAGTTACGGCGGGGAAATCTTCGTCATGACGATGCCAGCCTGCAGAATCGTGGATTTGGCCGAAGTGCTGATCGAGGCTTCCGGCAAAGATAATGTAAGCATCGTGGAATCGGGCATCCGCCCTGGGGAGAAAATCCATGAAATTCTGATGAGCGATTATGAAAGCATGACGACGGTTGTTTATGACGAGGAGTATCTCGTCATTCTGCCTACGCTTCATATGCCAGAGCTCAAGGAGCATTACAGCCGCTACGAACCGGTATCGTTCAGCAGTTTCAGTTCCAATCACCATTTGATGAGCAAAGAGGAGATCAAGAAAATTCTCCAGCGCGGAGGGTTCCTGTAA
- a CDS encoding SDR family oxidoreductase, which translates to MKLLILGGNGMAGHVLVDYFRRQGKHQVFYSTREQRSPGGLFLDASDTSMVDRLLEIVRPDVIINAIGVLNHFAEEDRINAYHINGFLPHRLRRGADLLGARLIHISTDCVFEGTRGKYEEDDKPDGTSAYAMTKALGEVRAQGHLTIRTSIIGPEIRNQGIGLMHWFMSQKGTVAGYRRVMWNGVTTLELAKAIDQLMISPVSGLIHLAYPEPISKHDLLLLFKEIWGVEQVTVVPADQPVQDRTLVSTRIDVDYAVPHYRDMLKELKRWMDQPPASL; encoded by the coding sequence ATGAAGCTGCTTATTCTTGGCGGAAACGGGATGGCAGGCCATGTACTGGTCGATTATTTCCGGCGTCAAGGAAAACACCAGGTATTTTACTCAACCCGGGAACAACGCAGCCCCGGGGGACTATTCCTTGATGCCTCCGATACAAGCATGGTTGACAGACTGCTGGAAATCGTCAGACCGGACGTTATCATCAATGCGATCGGAGTTTTGAATCATTTTGCGGAAGAAGACCGGATCAATGCGTATCATATCAACGGTTTTCTGCCGCATCGGCTGCGCCGCGGCGCCGACCTGCTCGGCGCTCGGTTGATTCATATTAGTACCGATTGCGTGTTTGAAGGAACCAGAGGAAAGTATGAGGAAGACGACAAACCGGACGGAACCAGCGCTTATGCCATGACCAAAGCGCTGGGCGAAGTACGGGCGCAGGGACATTTGACGATACGCACCTCCATTATTGGTCCGGAAATCCGAAATCAAGGTATTGGGCTCATGCATTGGTTTATGTCCCAGAAGGGAACCGTCGCCGGATACCGCCGCGTCATGTGGAACGGGGTGACTACGCTGGAATTGGCCAAGGCCATTGACCAGTTGATGATCTCGCCGGTATCGGGGCTAATCCATCTCGCTTATCCCGAACCGATCAGCAAGCATGATCTGCTGCTGCTCTTTAAGGAGATTTGGGGCGTGGAACAAGTGACGGTGGTCCCCGCCGATCAGCCGGTGCAGGATCGGACGTTGGTTTCAACCCGAATCGATGTAGATTATGCCGTCCCCCATTATCGCGACATGCTGAAGGAGCTGAAAAGATGGATGGACCAACCTCCCGCAAGCCTGTGA